Below is a window of Pseudomonas sp. B21-040 DNA.
GTGGCCAGCAGGTTTTGGAGGTCTTTGAGTGGCGTGTCGTGCCACTTCAGTTGATCGAGCTTTTCGTCCAGCAACGCCAGTTTGGCGCTGTCCAGATACCAGTCGGCCAGACCGCAATAGAGCGCGTCGGCGGCGCGAATCTGCACACCGCTGACACCGAGGTATATCCCCAGCTCGCCCGGAATGCGTGGCAGGAAGTAGCTGCCGCCGACATCCGGGAAATAACCGATGCCCACTTCCGGCATCGCCAGGCGACTTTTCTCGGTGACCACTCGCAGATCGGCGCCTTGCACCAGACCCATGCCGCCACCGAGGACAAAGCCGTCCATCAAGGCCAGTACGGGTTTGCTGTAATGGTGGATGGCGAGGTCGAGAGCGTATTCCTCGACGAAAAAATCCTGATGCAACGTGTCGCCGCTTTTGAAGCTGTCATACAGCGAGCGAATATCGCCGCCGGCACAGAAAGCCTTTTCACCAGCACCGCGCAAAACCACCGCGTGCACCTGTGAATCCAGCGCCCAGGCGTCGAGCTGACGTTGCAGGTTGCGCACCATGTCCAGGGTCAGGGCGTTGAGGCCGGCGGGGCGATTGAGGGTCAGGTGGCCAATGTGGTTGCGAACCTCGGCCAGCACTTCATTTTGCGTGGGGTCCATGGAGCCAGTCCCCGGAGAAGAAACCTGAGCAGTCATCACTAACTCCCTGCTTTTATTGTTCTTTATAGGATGCTCGCACGCGAGCGATCCCGGATCGTACCAGTGCAAATTTGCCCTGTACAACCCGGAATAATGCAGGTCGTCTTTGCATTAATGCATGGGAGGCATCTAAGGCCGACTGGAAAACACTTCACTGATACTGCGTCGTTTGGCGTGCAACTCGCTGGCATGGATAAGCTGTTCGAGGTCTTCAGGCGTGACGTCGATGAACGCGTCCATGTCCGCCAAGGCCAGTTTCAGATCCTGGGCGGTGATGGCCTGGCTGTCGATGGACGGAGGGCCGGCGGGTAATACGGCTACCGGTTCGGCGGCGCGTTTTGGGTAGCGAATGCGCGTCAGGTTGTTGTAGGCCAGGGCGCAGAACAGCATGGCGCAGGCGCCGAGCATCACCGGGCCGAGGGCTTTCCAGTCCATGGCAATGGTGGCCGGGTCGGCCAACACCAGGAGCAAGGCCAATGCGCCGGCTGGTGGGTGCAGGCAACGCAGCCAGCACATCAACACCAGCGCCATGCCGGCCGCAAGGCAAGCACTGCCCAGCGTGCGACCGAGCACGTGCGCAACCAATAACGAAACGACACCGGCGCTCAAGTAGCCGCCCAGAATCGACCATGGCTGGGCGAGGGCGCCGGAGGAGACGGCGAACAACAACACCGCCGATGCGCCCAGTGGTCCGATCAAATGCAGTGCTACCTCCATGCCGAATACCTGACCGCACAACCAGACGCTGAGCATCGTCCCAAGGGCCATGCCGATGGCGGCGCGGCTCCATTCGGAGGGGCGGGTGTTGATGGCGGCGGGCAACCAGCGAGCGAACATGATGAAATCAATCCGAAGACAAAAACGTGAGCAAAAAAAAAGGCTTGGCTGGGATACCCAGAAAGCCCTTGAAGTTGTTCCCACTATTGGGGGAGGAACGGGACACAGTTTGCCGCGCATTCCCGGCACTGACAAATTCATATTAATGAGCTTTCAGTGCACTAATTTTGCAGTATGGAGCCGCGTCGCCCACTCATGAAACACAGGCCGCCGCCCATCGCGGCCAATGCGCCCAGGGCATAGAACATCGTGGGTGCGGGCGTGTGCATCAGCAGGAAACCGCAGATCACCGGGCTCAACGCGCCGCCGAGCGCTGCGAGGTTCTGCGCGCCGTAATAGCTGCCGCGCAGTTCTTCCGGGGCGAGGGTGTCGACGAAGAGGAATTCGGCGGGGTAAATGATTATTTCGCCGAGGGTGAAGATGAACATCGCCACGCACCACGACACCAGACTGTCAGCCAGGCTGAAGCCAATCAACCCGACAATGAACAGGCCAGTGCCACCGACAATCCAGTAGCGCAATTGCTCGCGCTTGAGGAACCGGCCGATCTGGTATTGCAGCAGGATCACGCTGATGGCATTGCAGGCGAGCAGGGCGGCCATGATTTCCATGGTGTGCTTTGGGTTGCTGGTCGCCAGAAGGTACTGCGACAGATAAAAGGTAAAGCGGCCATGCACTACCGTGCTGAGCAAGCAGCCCCCGGTGAACATGATCAGGGTGCGATCGTTTTTCAGGGTGACCAGCGTCTTGAGGAAACTCTGGGCCTGACCGATGAGGGGAGCCGTGCCCGGGTCTTTCGCAATGCCGGTCATCAAGAACATGCTGAAAAAAGCGATGGCCGCCGCAATCAGGAATGGCGCGCTGGCACAAACGCTGGCGATCAACACACCGAGCATCGGCCCGACCGCGTAACCCATGTTGGTCAACGTATAGCTCAAGGAAAATGCCTTGGCGCGCTGGCCCACGGGCAGGTTGTCGCTGAGGATCGCCTTCGAGC
It encodes the following:
- a CDS encoding MFS transporter, coding for MVAYSPLVRRLLICSLTIVVSRAITSPLLTLFVSDKLGLNQQDVGLLLGIAVFVATLLSLYGGYIIDRFEKRRLLILAMLSSAVGLVLLTFAENLYLTTLTLIVTETASSLFLIGSKAILSDNLPVGQRAKAFSLSYTLTNMGYAVGPMLGVLIASVCASAPFLIAAAIAFFSMFLMTGIAKDPGTAPLIGQAQSFLKTLVTLKNDRTLIMFTGGCLLSTVVHGRFTFYLSQYLLATSNPKHTMEIMAALLACNAISVILLQYQIGRFLKREQLRYWIVGGTGLFIVGLIGFSLADSLVSWCVAMFIFTLGEIIIYPAEFLFVDTLAPEELRGSYYGAQNLAALGGALSPVICGFLLMHTPAPTMFYALGALAAMGGGLCFMSGRRGSILQN
- a CDS encoding HPP family protein, producing the protein MFARWLPAAINTRPSEWSRAAIGMALGTMLSVWLCGQVFGMEVALHLIGPLGASAVLLFAVSSGALAQPWSILGGYLSAGVVSLLVAHVLGRTLGSACLAAGMALVLMCWLRCLHPPAGALALLLVLADPATIAMDWKALGPVMLGACAMLFCALAYNNLTRIRYPKRAAEPVAVLPAGPPSIDSQAITAQDLKLALADMDAFIDVTPEDLEQLIHASELHAKRRSISEVFSSRP
- a CDS encoding enoyl-CoA hydratase/isomerase family protein, translated to MTAQVSSPGTGSMDPTQNEVLAEVRNHIGHLTLNRPAGLNALTLDMVRNLQRQLDAWALDSQVHAVVLRGAGEKAFCAGGDIRSLYDSFKSGDTLHQDFFVEEYALDLAIHHYSKPVLALMDGFVLGGGMGLVQGADLRVVTEKSRLAMPEVGIGYFPDVGGSYFLPRIPGELGIYLGVSGVQIRAADALYCGLADWYLDSAKLALLDEKLDQLKWHDTPLKDLQNLLATLAVQQLPDAPLKALRPAIDHFFALPDVPSIVEQLRTVTFADSHEWALTTADLLDSRSPLAMGVTLEMLRRGRHLSLENCFALELHLDRQWFERGDLIEGVRALLIDKDKSPRWNPPTLQALDAEHVASFFSGFDESGN